From the Clostridium sp. Marseille-P299 genome, the window AGAAGTACGTCGTCTTGTAAAAACTAAGGATGCACTACCCACAGAAGACGCATGTAGTAAACTCGTTTATTATAAAGTGATTTCTTATAATGAATCATGGTCTACAAGAAAGCTTAGAGGCTTTGCTTGTTCATCAGATAAACTTCAGGATATGTTTACCGAAAGGTACGCATAAACTATTTACACAAAATTATTGACACTACCGAATGAAGAAATCTCAAAACTTAAAATTTTCATTAATATAACGTTCTTATTCATAAATCCTCTATAAGTCTATAACAGAAAAGCAGACTTTAGACTATAATAGAAAACAAACTTAAGACTATAACAGAAAACAAATTTAAGACTGTAACAGAAAACAAACTTAAGACTGTAACAGAAAAGCGGACTCAATTCTGTTACAGCCTTTATAAACGAATCTTTTTTATAAAGTTAACATTCCTTTAATATCAAGTAATCCCCAACCTTGTTTACTCTGGGGGAACCCTAAATCTTTAGCACTTTCTCTTAAGTTCATTTTAACTTCTTTAGGCGTTAGTTTAGGATGAGCGGATAAAAGCAATGCAACTGCACCTGTAACCATTGGTGTTGACATACTAGTTCCACTCTTTTCTGTATAAAAATGATTGAATCGTTCTCTTACGTTGGAATATATAAAATTTCTTTTAACGGTATTTACTCCACGAAGTCCTTCATTTCCAACACTACGAACTAGATTGCAGCTCATAATGTTGCTTGCAGGTGCAACAATGTCTGGCTTTTTAATACATTCTAGTGTAGGACCTCTTCCAGAATAGTTTTTCTGACGAGACCCTAATAATTCTACTTCCACATTATCATCCGAAGCACCAACGGTAATTATTTTTTTGCTACTTCCTGGTATTGCAATGGTATTTGGATTAGGACCTCCATTCCCAGCTGCTGCAACGACAACAA encodes:
- a CDS encoding S8 family peptidase encodes the protein MDMARRTINLNYAHERRIYGEGVGVAIIDTGICPHPDFIQGGNRIVSFKDFVHLKTRVYDDYGHGSHVAGIIGGNGYVSNGRYRGVAPKCSLIIIKALNYKGDGNISEVVEGLEWILEHSEELNIRVVNLSFGTGNKKLNDDGQKLIDAVERIWDNGIVVVAAAGNGGPNPNTIAIPGSSKKIITVGASDDNVEVELLGSRQKNYSGRGPTLECIKKPDIVAPASNIMSCNLVRSVGNEGLRGVNTVKRNFIYSNVRERFNHFYTEKSGTSMSTPMVTGAVALLLSAHPKLTPKEVKMNLRESAKDLGFPQSKQGWGLLDIKGMLTL